ACTCGTGGCCAAGGGGTATGTGCAGGAACAAGGGGTAGACTTCGATGAAATTTTTGCCCCAGTTACCAGACTTGAAACCGTTCGCTTGTTGTTAGCACTAGCAGCAAAGTGTGGCTGGCAGGTACATCATTTAGATGTGAAGACTGCTTTTTTGAATGGTGAAATACGAAGTCTATGTAACACAGCCAGAAGGGTTTGTTAAAAGTGGGCAAGAGCATCTGGTATATAAATTGATAAAAGCCCTTTATGGTCTACGTCAGGCACCGCGTGCTTGGTACGCTAAACTGAACAAAAGTCTCGAATGTATGGGCTTCACAAGGTGTCCACACGAGCATGCAGTTTATACAAAATGCAAAGGGGGAGAAGTTTTTGTCGTTGGTGTATACGTAGATGATCTTTTGATCACAGGGACGAGTGTTACTGCTATCAATGAGTTTAAACAGCAAATGAACAGCAAATTCGAAATGAACAACCTGGGTAAACTGTCTTACTACTTGGGAATAGAGGTAAAACAAGGAGAAGGATATATTGAGTTGAAGCAGACAGGGTATGCCAAAAAGGTGTTGGAAAGAACAGGACTGGGAGAGTGTAATCCTACAAAATTTCCAATGGACCCAAAGGAACGTATTACTAAGGATGAAGGAGGTATTCAGGTAGACTCAACGGAGTACAAGAGCATGGTTTGGGGGCTTCGTTATCTTGTTCACACACGTCCTGACATAGCGTATGCGGTGGGAATGGTAAGTTGATTCATGGAGAAACCGACGGTGCTGCACAAAAATGCTGTGAAACGTATACTAAGGTATGTGAAGGGGACCTTGGATTTTGGTCTGGTATATTCGAAAAACAGCGGCAACAATATGCTCGTGGGCTATTCAGATAGTGACTTAGCTGGGCAAACGGACGACAGGAAAAGTACAGGGGGCGTGGCTTTTTATCTGAATAATAGCTTGATCACCTTGGTGTCACAAAAGCAAAGATGTGTTGCTTTGTCCTCATGTGAGGCTAAATTCATGGCAGCCACTGCTGCTACTTGTCAGGCCATCTGGCTGAGAAATTTGCTGAGTAAAATAACAGGAGAAAATGTTGGTCCAGTCATTCTGTATATCGATAACAAGTCTGCTATTGATCTAGCTAAGAACCCGGTCTTCCATGGAAGAAGCAAGCATATAGATATACGCTATCACTTCATCCGTGAATGCGTTGAGCGTAGGGATTGTTATCAGGCACGTGAGCTCAAATTTGCAGTGTGCAGACATTCTAACAAAGGCACTCAGTACTGTTAAGTTTGAAAGAATGAGAAAGTTGTTGGGTGTCAAAGAGCTGGAGAAACAAGTTTCAAATTAAGGGAGAGATTGTTggatttattttaatataaaacttgtttttttatttatttgttttcaTTATTCAGTAACTTGCATGCTAGTTTGATTTAGTCGTAATTGTGCGGAGAGTTTCCAGGAGAAGCAGGATAGACTTAGAGATCATGTAGGAGTAGTTTGTTTTAGTAGTTCCTTGTTTGTAGCCATTTTTCTTTATCTGCATATTCTATATAGAGTACttcatgaaataagaaatatgaacACAGCTTCATGCAAGTCTCTTTTGTTTTTTTTCAGTTTACGTTCAAACAATTGTATCTGCATAGTTTCAGCTTATTTGTTTCCAATAATAGCTTTATGGACCTACACTTTGCCCACTCCTGAGTGCATGTTAATGTTAGTGTGCAAACTCTAATTTTTCTCTTTTTTAATGAATGACTGACAGATGGTTGCAGAGAATCGAGAATGGACAGGTTAGTTTTCAAATTGACATAAATGTCTTTTGATTGTCTGGGGTTGTAGAAACTAGTGTTTTTCAAAGTGCGAATTCCCTTGCAGATAACCGTTGATGGCACGATTGTTACAGACCCTATCAAAGTTCTAAGGTATTGTGGTATATTGGTTTGATTTAGTAGTTAGTACATCTTTGTACTGTTTTTTGATAAGCTTGATACTAGTGCTGCTTCAGAATTGCAATATCATCGAATTCCTTGGAGAGAACCTGATGCACCATACTTGCTTGGAGTTCTATTTGAAGATGATCATTTGGTATATAACAAACTTCAGTCTCATCGTCCAGAGTATAATatatatagttgcatattttttaaAGTTTAAAGTCTATGTATGCAGATTAATAGGAAGTTAAATAGGGTGCATTTAAGTCTTATCAGATATTTATCTGAATTTATTGTTTTATGGCCTTTCTTTGGTTCTCCTTCTGTTTCCCAGAagaagttgtattgtaatcttcTATTTTACTTTAGGGTCCACAAGTATGACGAAAAGAAAAACCCTTTGCAAGCTATCTTACAAATGTGGCTCTAATGAGATGATTTGTGTGTAAACATAAGATATATAGATGTCAGGTTCACTTATTTGATGGTTTCTTGTTTAATGTTGAGGTGTATATATTGTATGCAGATTGCACTAGACAAGCCATCCGGTCTCCAAGTTTTACCGGGAGGACTATTCCAGCACCGGACTGTTTTGACTCAATTACAGTGGCACGCAATCAAACAAAGTTCTATATTTGCATGTCAACAGACAAACCCTGTCCCTGTTCATCGTCTTGGAAGAGGTACATCAGGTATGTTCTCAGTATCATATCTGTATCTGACCAAATTAAGCACAATTAAGATTATAGTTGAAATtttgtatttaattaataaaataaatagtaTGAAATAATATTGATGATTTTCCGAAGTATATGGCCGGAGATAATAATGGTTAAAAGGTACCATTGTGCTTTTAAGAAATGCATTCATGTATTTGGATTTTGGATACATTACTTTATAGTTGGAGGACGGCAAGAATTTCTTTTATTTCTTGCCTCATAACCTATGGAGGCTGTTAGACTATtgtgacttatttgtggataataTTCATACTAAATCTTTACTTGTGGTGAATTTAACTAATTTTTAATCTTTTTATGTAAAATAAAAAATGGTAATCCTGCAATTGTCTTCCCCCTCCCCCTTTTTTTGTCTTAGGAATATTGCTTTGTGCAAAGACAAAGCTTGCAAAAGCTCGTATATCCGCATATTTTGCAGATGGAACCTCAACTCTTGGGAGTACTTGGTCAGAGACATGCTATACTATTTTCGTGCACTTAAAAATGCTTATTTGTGATTGATGTCCAAGTGCAATTATGTCTTACCTCTAGAAAATAGTCAAATGATAGTATTTTCTTATTTTCGATCAGTTGTTTgatttagaaaaatatattactgatttatttatttattggcTCCATTTGTTTACAGGAAAATAACCTGAGTTTGGAAAATAAGTTTTTGGAATATTATTTTCTAAGATCCCACaagattttctgaaaaataatttagATTCCTTTGTAAAGTTCTAAATCATTATTTTAATGAACTGTTCCAAGAATCTTGAAATTGTTTACCCTAATATGATAACAGTTTCCGAATATCCTCCTTAGAAATACATTTTATTATATTTGAACTACACAGAAATCAGGATTCTGTTTGTCTTAGACCAAACAAATGGCTAATCATAAATTTGTTTTAGCCAAATTAAACAGACTTTAGAAGATCATTAAAATATATTCTGAATCGATATTTTTTGCGAAACTGATGTAGCTCAGGTCCAAAATATTTAGGTGCATGGCATGCTTAGCTAAAAAAAAATAACTGTATGAAGTTGTTTTTGTTGGTGGTGTTGACAACAAATCTTCCTATAGTTGTGAACCCTTTGGAGTTAAGTTCATCTGTTATTATATAAGTTTAAATACTGAATCTTTTCTTTCAGTATGTGGCAACCACGTAGTATAGATAATAGTATAGATGAGTATTTTAACAATATACCTTTTAAGTTTTAACAGTTTATTATATAACCTTTAAAAgcaaatttattaataatataacAACTGTTGTTGGGGGTTCGGAAAAAGTAGTGTTTAACCAAATTATAAATTATACTCCATTCTAATTATTATAGTAAGCCATAAATATAAACATTCATATCGCGAAGTTTTAAAACACTAGTGGGAGGACCAAGCTGGATTTTATTTGTATCTTGGGAACAAACATTTTTAATTATTTCGAGTAACCGGGAAGCTTGGAACATCCTCATATTTCTTCCTTCTTTCTTTTTTTCCCATAAAAGTAGGTGATTAAGATTAAACAGAAAAGTTTTACTAAAGATTAAACATAACTTATTGAATCTAATTAGAATTTATATTTCAAAATGTTATATAATCTATTACATTTTTATATACATTTTTAATTACTCCTGTAGTTTCATGTTAGTAATTTCATCATATGCGTTAAATATGATTCATTAAATAATTCATATACTAGTTATTAAGAGTatcaaaattatatattattaagagtatcaaaattatattttttaaaaataaatatattatcaaattaataaattatttgcAAGATAAAATCTTGGacatattatatattaaactTACAAAACAATTTATTTGTTAACAACTAATTTAGTTTATAAGTTGAAAATCGTATGAATCAAAATTATTGGTTgaaatcattttataaaatatGAGTAGCTAGTTATAAATGCATATCTTGTAATCTATATTGGTCAAAATCATTTCGTTCATATCGCTTCAACTTCATATTTGAGTCGTTGAAAGTATTTATCATGCGGTTCATATTGGCGATCCACGTGATAAGTTTTAATTGGTCAAAAGTATTTTGTGCGGATTGCTCTTGCATCATATCTGAGTCATTCATTAAAATTGCTTATCATGTGGTCCATATATTCGTGGACAGCGATCCGCGTGATAATCTTTTATTGGTCAAAATTGTTTTGTGCGGATCGCTTTTGCATCTTGCATATCAAGCGATCCATATTCGTGATACACGTTCAATTCTGATCTTAACCGTTGGTTGATTTTTGTCAAGCACAACTCATGTTACTCCTATAAATTACTCATCTTGTTATCCTCGTGTAGAACTTGTATTTTAactctttttctctccccctACTTCCCATTTAACACATCTCTTTAATTTTTTCGGTGAACTTTCCATATCCTTCTACAAGTTTACTGTTGAATATTCAAAGTACGCTCAAAAATCATGCATCCAGTAATCTTAAACACTATTTATCCCTCAAAATTTGGGTAGATCAAAGAGGATTGTTTATGATACATCAAAAAAAAATTCTAGGTGGAGAAAGACTTTGAGGGAGCGGTATCCAATTCTTCCTCCAATGCTTCTTGGACTAAACGCACTTCCCTTGATAACATATTTCTTCTAGTGTACGCCCTGTCAGAAATCACTAATGAGATTTTCGACAACTGGGACTGCAACTTCTTCATACTTACATGCCATAAGCAGAGCTGTGATCCCAACTAGCTGGAGCTTTTTACGTACCACAGGGTGAATGGCCAAGAACCTATCAATTAGATTCACAGTGTCAAGTACAGGGTCTCCTGCATCAGCTCGAACTTGAAGTGGATCTGCTCATTCCATGATATAGTTAACAATGTTTGCTGTATAGTACTTCAAATTGTAAAAGACAATAATGTTTAACACCAACCTCAATTGCTGATATTGACATCACTGCTATTCTTCCAAACATATTTCGCTGATAAAGTTCCCAAATTTCTTGTTGAACATAAAAATTTTGTAAACAGTTTAAGTATAATCTGCACATGTATACATACAGGTATTTTTGATCTCTTGTTGCTACATATGCAAATTTTATTGCAGATATCCTGTCCCTCTTTGCAATTATGACTAATACACATGTAATTAGTATACATAAAGAAATAGCAATTGTAGATACATTAAAAGATGACAAATGCAATTTCCTATGTCGGATGCACATATAATTGTGCTTCCTTATTGTAATTATTCAACAGTCAATATTTTTAATTACAAAGTACATTCGTGAAAAGATTTAAGCATGTTACTAGCAATATTAGCAAATTTACTTGTAAACAAGTTGCAATTACTTTGAAAATTGATAATACCTTTCAAGATATGTCATCCTACGTTTAATTGATAGCAACTCAATTAATTATATAAACTATTTCAACATATTGATAATGATAACCAATAAGTATAATGCTAATAGATTAAAAAACTAAAGACATGTCGAGAATTACATGAACCCGTATTAATAGGTAAATACTAATAAATCCAGGTCAAGTAACTAAGACAAAGTTTTTTTTTTGCCCAGTAATTAACACAAtgttaatataatataaaaacaGCCATAAAGTACATGTAAGAGTTCCTAATTTCATCGTAATAAAATCAAAATCCCAACAAATTTCCCTATCGCACAGTAATTAGTACAGCGATTTAACAATACTAAGAACTTCTTCTTGATTCTCACCCTGCTGAATATAAAGTTTAGCCAGCTCTAACCTATCCCTGTACTCGGGTTTTTTCTCGGCCATGTTGCTTAGCAGGCGATTTATCTTTTCCCGTATATATGGCGAGCGTACTGTGTTAAACTCATATTCAACAGCATTACCCTTCTTTTTGTAATCTTTAAGTTTTTCTCGCATGCCCGATTTAACCAAAGCATAACGAAATCGATAACTGGCTAATTCTTACCGCTGGAGTAAGGATGGAAGACGGGTCGTGAAAGCGAAAGCAGATGGAAGCTTACAGCATGTTCCATAGTATGTCCGAGAAGAGTGCGTAAATTGACAAGGCTGCATGATTCTTCTGGGTTATTTTGGGCTTGGCATGACAGGTTTCGAAGTGTTGGTGCTCTCGCTTATAGTGAGGTTCATTAAGGCATTGATGGGATGGCTAAAGAATCTGTTATTGTGAGTTTTTCGAAAGCTGCGATGGCAGGAGCTACGTAATCCATCTAGAATGAACTAGATAGATGCTCATAATTTACTTGATGATGTTCGATAAAGGCTTCATACAATATATATTTATAGAGACTTTTAATAGTCCGACTATGCTTAGGAATCAGGCTCCTCCTGTCCTGTGTTTACCGATCGATCtatggtttggatttaacatttaAACTAAAGTAAAAAGCCATGCTAGGCACGGGTCTCTATTTTATCGAAATAGTATTTCGAACGAATTTACGTCTATGAGAAATTAATTTCGAATACAAGAAAGattattttaactttattttatattCATACAGCAATTACGTAATAATGAatgatatatttttataaatttaattacatttcataaaaatgtaaataaataaatatcaattAAAATGAGATGACATAAGGTCATAACtgtattttctaatttttttttttcgTTTCAAACGTATAGACAACTTAAGTGGTGAAAATTTATTTGTCGTTACAGTTTGATTCTGGCTCACCCCCGATAATTTTTAATATTAGATACTTAGTTTAAGGCAGATAAACATAATTACTAATAAATTAAAACTATACTATTATCACAAAAATACTTGAAGTTTGTTTATACGGATAGGCATTGGGCCACATCGTGATCCGGAAGTGTTATTTGAATCCCCAGACTCACCCTACACCCCGAATGAATATTCTATTCCTTTCCAGTCCTCACTCGACTCGAATGGGGAATCCTGCGAGAATTCttgatataattaaaaataataatcatgtatttttatttttattttttaaaaaaaatctacTAATTCGTATTATACAAAATATTAGTAATATCtcatattttaaaatcaaatcatattaaaattgatttacAATATAAATATGATAAATTAAAATTCAGACAAATATTTCTCAAAACAAAAGGGCAAAATTGATTACATTTTTATAATTCTCAAAACAAAAGGGCAAAATTGTGATTTCACGGCCATTAAAATGGCTCTTTTTACCCTTAATTGACATATAATATATAGTAGGAGATATTGtgttaaatttatttaatattagtTAAAGTTTCAATTATAATGACATAATAGAATGCTTTTTGGTAAGTTACCTTTAGGAATCAAAGTTTGATCTTATACTTTATATCATAGATAAAAACCAATACATAAAAATCATGGATtacatataaaaataaaagatatgttacatttaaataaattttaattactattttataagaataatgtatttttttttaaaaatagtttcaaaaaaaattataaacaattttgtaaaaataatttCCTTTTTTTCAAGGTTGTAacttttttttgaataattaggCTAATATATAGTGTTTTATTTAGGGAGGAACATGAATAAAGCAATCGACTACAATTCAAAATATGCTaagaaataattatttttgacaatatgaattataaccttacaaatgagtaaccttcttaaaaaaaatcaaaatttttgGCAAAACGACAGTCGTATCCAGAATTTGGGACGacaaataataaaattttaagttGAACTCAGAGCAACAGAAATAATTTAGTTGAAGAAAAAATCGTAAATTTGTATTTGATATTAAAAATGCGCAAAAGTCTATCGGTTCAGGTTTTATTCAATTTTTAAAAAGtccaatttttaaaataaatagggTCAGACTTTTTAAATAGTGTCGGGTCGACTTCCTATTAAAGATGAGATCATTTTAGGTCTGTGAGCAGATTGGGCCGGATTTTATCCGTGTTTTTcttatctatactattatattaaagatgaAACCATGAAAGTTTGGTGGATAGTAGGTTTGGTCAccataattatataatatttaaataaaacactctcataaatgataaatattcATAACATGAATATAATATGACTAATAGTTtttgttaaaataaaataaaatataaaattcacGCCTGCTGGACTAAAcaaattatactattgatccaattttaaataaaaaattaaaaaattacatataGTTAGTGGATTTAAAGAATCGggctaaaattaaataataaaaattattgttccgctaaaaatattatattattggaccGGACTATAACAAAGAAAATTTTTggggtcgatataatgtcatAAACTAAACCAAAATAATCAATATTATCCATccggtctaaaataaaataataatcaccacggactaaaataaaattaaacaaaattgTAAGTATAATTATAAACATTGTACACACAAGTAAACTATCAAACTTCCGTATTTTTACTATAAGGGTCGGATCCTTCTTATCCCACTCTTCTAACTTATATTATACATACTAATGAATTAGATacatgttaatttttttttaattttatttatcgtaggtaacccgcagccacTACCCTTAATATATAATTAtctttaatttgaatttaattttagtGTAAATCgataatatacattatttttttTAGCCACATGCCCTTTATCTACCAAATCCAGCTAATTACATCTaactttttttaattttattttagcttggtgaatattattatgttttaaatcgaataaataatatattttattttgttt
This genomic interval from Apium graveolens cultivar Ventura unplaced genomic scaffold, ASM990537v1 ctg7954, whole genome shotgun sequence contains the following:
- the LOC141704542 gene encoding RNA pseudouridine synthase 5-like, whose translation is MRTIGEPWPELNDGLFYSDRVRPSDSGLTLIHFYSTKYKSSAPLQGWLQRIENGQITVDGTIVTDPIKVLSAASELQYHRIPWREPDAPYLLGVLFEDDHLIALDKPSGLQVLPGGLFQHRTVLTQLQWHAIKQSSIFACQQTNPVPVHRLGRGTSGILLCAKTKLAKARISAYFADGTSTLGSTWSETCYTIFVHLKMLICD